ACGGCAAACACGTTTGCGGTGGTTGCCTCGGCAATGTAACCGTCCTCCACATACAGGGCCTCTTGGGCCTTGCGTTTCCCCGCCGCGCTACGGGCAAGAATGGCGGCCACGTAATCGAGAAGCTTGTGAGTGGCGAGCGGCCCAGAGCGGTAGGAGGGTACTGTGATCACTTTTACTCCGCGCTTTTGGTCTCGAGACAACTGCTCGGGAATAGGCAACGCAAACGCCAACACCGTGGGTTCGGGGTTTTTGGGCGGCACCAAACCAGGTGGAGCGGTACCTCGGGTGACGGTAATCCGCACCGAGGCATCTCGATCGAGCAGCGCATTGGCGGCAAGGAGTTTGTGGATCGCAGCGGACCAGTCCACGCGGGGCACGGGAAAGCCGAAGAATTCGGCGGAGCCTTGCATGCGTTGCAAATGGGCGTCGAGCAAAAATGGCATCCCGCGGTAGCAACGCACGGTCTCGAACAGCCCGTCACCGTACAAGAACCCGCGGTCGAACACGCTCACACGCGCGCGCGCGGCGGCTGTGATTCGGCCGTTTAGCCAAACATATCCTTCCATCTGGTTCCTCATCCCGCCTCCTCCACGGCTGCCTGGAACGCGCGTGCTTTCAGGCGCGTCTCCTCGTACTCCCGGTCGGGTTGCGAGTCTGCCACAAGCCCGCCACCGGTCCAGTACTCTAGGCCGGTTGCATCCACCACCGCCGTCCG
This sequence is a window from Candidatus Binatia bacterium. Protein-coding genes within it:
- a CDS encoding branched chain amino acid aminotransferase, with the protein product MRNQMEGYVWLNGRITAAARARVSVFDRGFLYGDGLFETVRCYRGMPFLLDAHLQRMQGSAEFFGFPVPRVDWSAAIHKLLAANALLDRDASVRITVTRGTAPPGLVPPKNPEPTVLAFALPIPEQLSRDQKRGVKVITVPSYRSGPLATHKLLDYVAAILARSAAGKRKAQEALYVEDGYIAEATTANVFAVTQNDVLVTPPVNHLLPGITRGLVISLAERAKILTVERRISVGELCQAREVFLTSAVVEVLPVVEVDGLRIGGGKPGPTTLLLQGLYRQQVNQIVLGRERK